Proteins from one Impatiens glandulifera chromosome 2, dImpGla2.1, whole genome shotgun sequence genomic window:
- the LOC124926194 gene encoding ras-related protein Rab7-like, whose product MSLRSRILLKVIVLGDSGVGKTSLMNQYVHNKFSQQYKATIGADFVTKELQIDDRLVTLQIWDTAGQERFQSLGVAFYRGADCCVLVYDVNVIRSFDTLDNWHDEFLKQANPDNPKNFPIMLLGNKIDIDGGNSRVVSDKRAKDWCASKGDIPYFETSAKEGINIDAAFLAIAKLALANEQEQDIYFNGTPGSLTETEQQGGCAC is encoded by the exons ATGTCCTTACGTAGCCGGATCTTGCTTAAGGTCATCGTCCTCGGCGACAGCGG GGTTGGTAAGACGTCGTTGATGAATCA ATATGTACATAACAAGTTTAGTCAGCAGTACAAAGCTACAATTGGCGCTGATTTTGTTACAAAAGAGCTGCAAATAGATGACAGGCTTGTTACATTGCAA ATATGGGATACGGCTGGGCAGGAGAGGTTCCAGAGTCTAGGTGTGGCATTTTATCGAGGAGCGGATTGTTGTGTTCTTGTGTATGATGTTAATGTCATTAGATCTTTTGATACTCTTGACAATTGGCATGACGAATTTCTCAAACAG GCCAATCCAGATAATCCAAAGAACTTCCCGATCATGTTACTCGGAAACAAGATAGACATTGATGGAGGAAATAGCCGTGTG GTTTCTGACAAGAGAGCAAAAGATTGGTGTGCCTCAAAAGGCGATATTCCTTATTTTGAGACTTCTGCAAAAGAGGGTATCAATATTGATGCTGCCTTTTTGGCTATTGCCAAATTAGCTTTAGCCAATGAACAAGAGCAAGACAT ATATTTCAATGGCACACCCGGGTCTCTTACAGAAACAGAACAACAAGGCGGTTGTGCGTGCTGA
- the LOC124926655 gene encoding cleavage stimulating factor 64 isoform X1 codes for MANPSSQRRCVFVGNIPYDATEEQLVQICEEVGPVVSFRLVIDRETGKPKGYGFCEYKDEETALSARRNLQGYDINGRQLRVDFAENDKNAEKNKDPVILQHLMPSAAMGHGGPGMATNVATVGDSSSHQPIGLQSAIAAASFMSNALGGAQTAKSLNQNGLQGPRGMFNDPLTLHLAKMSRNQLTGIMSELKAMAMNNKEQARQLLLNNPNFPKALFQAQIMLGMVSPQMLQMPNIRQSTPLTPSLPYDTQLGQQTRAQSLLGPQTVQNKLPLDFAPRVSEGAIPSVRPNILSQGQFSSFPQHQTPSQVQLPQVSQRILPGNPGLSSFTSARAPPLGVSTATSEIQSSSSVLPKTSTAAGAYGRQRYPGSISGLPDKEKRVMDALDPSNRPPKMIKLEGGDYLPSSAAGGSNSSSLSRPYLSGKQIPMPEAPQIPPEVESALLQQVLSLTQEQLNSLPPDQREQVIQLQKMLR; via the exons ATGGCCAATCCCAGTTCTCAGCGCCGCTGTGTTTTTG TTGGGAATATACCTTATGATGCTACTGAAGAACAGCTTGTGCAAATCTGTGAGGAGGTTGGGCCTGTAGTATCGTTCAG GTTAGTTATTGATCGGGAAACTGGAAAACCTAAAGGATATGGATTTTGCGAATATAAGGATGAAGAAACTGCTTTAAGTGCTAGACGGAATCTACAGGGATATGATATCAATGGACGCCAATTGAGGGTAGATTTCGCTGAAAATGACAAAAATGCAGAGAAAAACAAAGATCCGGTAATTCTGCAGCATCTCATGCCTTCAGCTGCCATG GGCCATGGTGGACCTGGAATGGCAACAAATGTTG CAACTGTTGGGGACTCTAGCAGCCATCAGCCAATTGGACTCCAATCTGCTATAGCTGCTGCATCATTCATGTCAAATGCTCTTGGTGGTGCGCAGACTGCTAAATCATTGAATCAAAATGGTTTGCAAGGCCCACGTGGAATGTTTAACGATCCTTTAACTCTTCATCTAGCAAAAATGTCCAGGAATCAGTTAACTGGTATTATGAGCGAGCTGAAG GCAATGGCTATGAATAACAAGGAACAAGCACGTCAGCTATTGCTCAATAATCCAAACTTCCCAAAAGCTCTCTTTCAg GCGCAAATAATGCTAGGAATGGTCAGCCCTCAGATG TTGCAAATGCCAAATATTCGGCAATCTACCCCACTTACACCATCTTTACCTTATGATACCCAACTAGGGCAACAGACAAGAGCTCAGTCTCTTCTCGGGCCTCAAACTGTGCAGAATAAGTTGCCGCTCGATTTTGCCCCTAGGGTTTCAGAAGGCGCCATACCTTCTGTAAGGCCAAACATTTTGTCACAGGGACAGTTTTCTTCTTTCCCACAACATCAAACTCCGTCCCAAGTTCAGCTCCCTCAGGTATCTCAACGCATATTGCCTGGAAATCCTGGACTTTCAAGCTTTACATCTGCGCGCGCACCGCCTTTGGGTGTTTCTACTGCTACATCTGAAATTCAG TCCAGTTCTTCAGTGTTACCAAAAACTAGCACAGCAGCTGGTGCCTATGGAAGACAACGCTATCCTGGTTCGATTTCAGGATTACCCGATAAAGAAAAACGAGTCATGGATGCACTAGATCCATCAAACCGGCCTccaaaaatgattaaattagaAGGCGGAGATTATTTACCTTCCTCAGCAGCTGGCGGAAGCAATTCTTCATCTTTATCAAGACCATATTTATCTGGAAAGCAAATCCCGATGCCTGAGGCTCCTCAG ATTCCTCCTGAGGTTGAGTCGGCTTTACTGCAACAAGTATTAAGTCTTACACAGGAGCAGCTGAACTCCTTACCACCTGATCAAAGGGAGCAGGTGATTCAACTGCAGAAAATGCTTAGATGA
- the LOC124926655 gene encoding cleavage stimulating factor 64 isoform X2, whose protein sequence is MANPSSQRRCVFVGNIPYDATEEQLVQICEEVGPVVSFRLVIDRETGKPKGYGFCEYKDEETALSARRNLQGYDINGRQLRVDFAENDKNAEKNKDPGHGGPGMATNVATVGDSSSHQPIGLQSAIAAASFMSNALGGAQTAKSLNQNGLQGPRGMFNDPLTLHLAKMSRNQLTGIMSELKAMAMNNKEQARQLLLNNPNFPKALFQAQIMLGMVSPQMLQMPNIRQSTPLTPSLPYDTQLGQQTRAQSLLGPQTVQNKLPLDFAPRVSEGAIPSVRPNILSQGQFSSFPQHQTPSQVQLPQVSQRILPGNPGLSSFTSARAPPLGVSTATSEIQSSSSVLPKTSTAAGAYGRQRYPGSISGLPDKEKRVMDALDPSNRPPKMIKLEGGDYLPSSAAGGSNSSSLSRPYLSGKQIPMPEAPQIPPEVESALLQQVLSLTQEQLNSLPPDQREQVIQLQKMLR, encoded by the exons ATGGCCAATCCCAGTTCTCAGCGCCGCTGTGTTTTTG TTGGGAATATACCTTATGATGCTACTGAAGAACAGCTTGTGCAAATCTGTGAGGAGGTTGGGCCTGTAGTATCGTTCAG GTTAGTTATTGATCGGGAAACTGGAAAACCTAAAGGATATGGATTTTGCGAATATAAGGATGAAGAAACTGCTTTAAGTGCTAGACGGAATCTACAGGGATATGATATCAATGGACGCCAATTGAGGGTAGATTTCGCTGAAAATGACAAAAATGCAGAGAAAAACAAAGATCCG GGCCATGGTGGACCTGGAATGGCAACAAATGTTG CAACTGTTGGGGACTCTAGCAGCCATCAGCCAATTGGACTCCAATCTGCTATAGCTGCTGCATCATTCATGTCAAATGCTCTTGGTGGTGCGCAGACTGCTAAATCATTGAATCAAAATGGTTTGCAAGGCCCACGTGGAATGTTTAACGATCCTTTAACTCTTCATCTAGCAAAAATGTCCAGGAATCAGTTAACTGGTATTATGAGCGAGCTGAAG GCAATGGCTATGAATAACAAGGAACAAGCACGTCAGCTATTGCTCAATAATCCAAACTTCCCAAAAGCTCTCTTTCAg GCGCAAATAATGCTAGGAATGGTCAGCCCTCAGATG TTGCAAATGCCAAATATTCGGCAATCTACCCCACTTACACCATCTTTACCTTATGATACCCAACTAGGGCAACAGACAAGAGCTCAGTCTCTTCTCGGGCCTCAAACTGTGCAGAATAAGTTGCCGCTCGATTTTGCCCCTAGGGTTTCAGAAGGCGCCATACCTTCTGTAAGGCCAAACATTTTGTCACAGGGACAGTTTTCTTCTTTCCCACAACATCAAACTCCGTCCCAAGTTCAGCTCCCTCAGGTATCTCAACGCATATTGCCTGGAAATCCTGGACTTTCAAGCTTTACATCTGCGCGCGCACCGCCTTTGGGTGTTTCTACTGCTACATCTGAAATTCAG TCCAGTTCTTCAGTGTTACCAAAAACTAGCACAGCAGCTGGTGCCTATGGAAGACAACGCTATCCTGGTTCGATTTCAGGATTACCCGATAAAGAAAAACGAGTCATGGATGCACTAGATCCATCAAACCGGCCTccaaaaatgattaaattagaAGGCGGAGATTATTTACCTTCCTCAGCAGCTGGCGGAAGCAATTCTTCATCTTTATCAAGACCATATTTATCTGGAAAGCAAATCCCGATGCCTGAGGCTCCTCAG ATTCCTCCTGAGGTTGAGTCGGCTTTACTGCAACAAGTATTAAGTCTTACACAGGAGCAGCTGAACTCCTTACCACCTGATCAAAGGGAGCAGGTGATTCAACTGCAGAAAATGCTTAGATGA
- the LOC124924335 gene encoding ARF guanine-nucleotide exchange factor GNL2 encodes MDEDNQEELNTKNTKKMAKMRRKELGISCMLNTEVGAVLAVIRRPQDSGSNFMPPPEEQTEATLAQSLKSLRGLIFNPHQEWRMVDPLMYLSPFLDVVHSEDVPATATSVGLSSILKILKQGVFDDKTLGAKEAMDVIVAAITSCRLERTDPVSEDAVLMKILQVMNAIMKHPASILLTDQAVCTIVNTCFQVVQQSASRSDLLQRTARYAMHDLVQTIFARLPEVEGESDNSESETEEDMVSSDTGYGIRSAADIFHFLCSLMNVMVSNESDGGGSQVQQTADEDVQLFALVLINSAMELGGDSIGRHPKLLRMIQDDLFHHMIHYGSCCSPLVFSMICSSVLNIYHFLRKSIRLQLESFFSLVLFKVMNLGNLFQLQELAVEGIINFCRQPMFILEAYVNYDCDPTCRNVFEDIGKLLCKYAFPTGGALTTLQIQAFEGLVVIIHNIADNIDKQEDSSPFGPYPVELTEYRPFWEEKRKDSVDLETWVDHVRVRKAQKRKILIAANHFNRDEKKGLEYLKLSRLISNPPDPKGYAYFFRYTLGLDKTMLGEYLGDPDDFHLQVLREFTSTFGFAGMVLDIALRSYLETFRLPGESQKIQRILEAFADKYFEQQSSELFANKDTLLILCYSLIMLNTDQHNHQVKKKMTEEEFIRNNRGINNGKDLPRECLSELFQSISTNAITIFSQSAFSTDMNPSKWIELINRSKHIQPYTQCEYDRRLGRDMFASIAGPSVAAISAIFEHSDEEEILHECIEAVFSIGRIAQYKLEDTLDELLSTFCKFTTLLNPYASVDETLYGFSHDTKPRMATLAVFTIANSFGDSIRGSWRNIIDCLLKLKKLNLLPPSVLDVDTENKPETLSQHDSGPNEAKPGHNRHTSSLIGRFSQFMSIESVEESLQMGLGEYEQNQKVIQQCRIGFIFSNSSGLPEEALLNLGRSLIFSAAGKGKKFSTPVEEEETVIFCWDVLLLIISANIHRFATFWPQYHDYLLGVAQFPLFSPLPFAEKAMIVLVKVCIKLLSSFQVDKFAEELMFRSINLVWKLDKEVLESSCEFVTQSISRIITEYPANLQTGNGWKTVLHLLSITGRNPSCYEQGVEALITLMSDSTHVSRTNYPCVIDCAFSFIALKNTPLDKNIKIMDLMAESVKSLITWYKSGYSDPGSSSSMSMMSVSGTDPLSSSNFTMTLFIKLGEAFRKTSLARREEIRNHAIISLQKSFSLAEELYFTPSNCINCFNLIVFAMVDDVHEKMIEYSRRENAEREMRSMEGTLRLSMELLIEVFLQLLKPLTEGAGFRTFWLGILRRMDTCMKADLGPYGVTTVQEIVPDLLRKMILHMKKEGILVQGDGDDDLWEITYIQIQWIAPSLKDELFPDEY; translated from the exons ATGGATGAAGATAACCAAGAagaattaaacacaaaaaacaCCAAAAAAATGGCAAAAATGAGAAGAAAAGAGTTAGGAATATCATGCATGCTCAACACCGAAGTAGGTGCGGTCCTAGCCGTGATTCGTCGTCCTCAAGATTCCGGTTCCAATTTTATGCCACCACCCGAAGAACAAACCGAGGCAACCTTAGCACAATCTCTAAAATCGTTACGAGGTTTGATTTTCAATCCTCATCAAGAATGGAGAATGGTGGATCCTTTAATGTACTTGTCCCCGTTTCTCGACGTGGTTCATAGCGAAGATGTGCCCGCTACTGCGACTAGCGTTGGCCTTTCGTCGATTCTTAAGATTCTTAAACAAGGTGTTTTTGATGATAAAACTCTTGGAGCTAAAGAAGCTATGGATGTTATTGTTGCTGCCATTACTAGTTGTAGACTTGAGAGGACTGATCCTGTTTCTGAAGATGCTGTTTTGATGAAGATTTTGCAG GTGATGAATGCGATAATGAAGCATCCCGCATCAATTCTACTAACCGATCAAGCGGTTTGCACCATTGTGAACACTTGTTTCCAAGTGGTCCAACAATCGGCTAGCCGGAGTGACCTATTACAAAGAACAGCCCGTTACGCCATGCACGATCTAGTTCAAACCATATTCGCCCGCCTTCCCGAAGTCGAAGGAGAATCCGACAATTCAGAATCCGAAACCGAAGAAGACATGGTCTCATCCGATACCGGTTATGGAATTCGTTCCGCAGCCGACATCTTCCATTTCCTTTGCTCCTTAATGAACGTAATGGTATCGAACGAATCTGATGGGGGCGGTTCACAAGTCCAACAAACTGCTGACGAAGATGTGCAGCTCTTTGCGCTAGTCCTGATCAATTCCGCGATGGAATTGGGCGGAGACAGCATTGGTAGGCACCCGAAACTATTGAGAATGATCCAAGACGATTTGTTTCATCACATGATTCATTACGGGTCGTGTTGTAGCCCGTTAGTATTCTCCATGATTTGCAGCTCTGTTCTCAACATATACCATTTTCTCCGGAAATCAATCAGGTTGCAACTAGAATCGTTTTTCTCGTTGGTGCTGTTTAAGGTCATGAACCTCGGAAACCTATTTCAGCTTCAAGAGCTTGCGGTCGAAGGAATCATAAACTTCTGTCGACAGCCCATGTTCATCCTCGAAGCGTATGTGAACTACGACTGCGATCCCACATGTCGAAACGTGTTCGAGGACATTGGGAAGTTACTATGTAAATACGCCTTCCCAACCGGGGGCGCCTTAACGACTCTACAAATTCAAGCGTTCGAAGGTCTTGTGGTGATAATACACAACATCGCGGATAATATTGATAAACAAGAGGACTCGAGCCCGTTTGGTCCGTACCCAGTTGAGTTAACCGAGTACAGACCATTTTGGGAAGAGAAACGTAAAGATAGTGTCGATCTTGAGACGTGGGTGGATCATGTTAGAGTACGAAAAGCGCAAAAAAGGAAGATTTTGATCGCGGCTAACCATTTCAATAGAGACGAAAAAAAAGGTTTGGAATATTTGAAGTTGTCGAGGTTGATATCGAATCCACCCGACCCGAAAGGGTACGCGTATTTCTTTCGGTACACTCTCGGGCTCGACAAAACCATGCTCGGTGAATACCTCGGGGATCCGGACGATTTTCACCTTCAAGTCCTCCGAGAATTCACGAGCACATTTGGATTCGCGGGTATGGTTCTCGACATAGCTTTGCGTTCGTATTTGGAGACTTTTCGTCTCCCGGGAGAATCACAGAAGATTCAAAGAATTCTCGAGGCTTTCGCCGATAAATACTTCGAACAACAATCTTCCGAACTCTTTGCAAACAAAGACACATTGTTAATCCTTTGTTACTCACTTATCATGCTCAATACCGACCAACATAACCACCAAGttaagaagaaaatgaccgaagAGGAATTCATTCGGAACAATAGAGGAATCAACAATGGAAAGGATCTACCTAGAGAATGTTTATCCGAGCTTTTCCAATCTATTTCAACGAATGCAATCACAATTTTCAGCCAATCTGCTTTCTCAACTGACATGAATCCAAGCAAATGGATTGAACTCATAAACCGATCCAAACACATTCAACCATACACTCAATGCGAGTATGATCGACGACTAGGACGAGACATGTTTGCCAGCATCGCAGGGCCATCAGTTGCAGCCATCTCAGCAATCTTCGAGCATTCAGACGAAGAAGAAATCCTCCACGAATGCATTGAAGCTGTCTTCTCAATAGGAAGGATAGCTCAATACAAACTAGAAGACACATTAGATGAACTCTTATCAACGTTTTGTAAATTCACAACACTTCTCAATCCTTACGCATCCGTCGACGAAACCCTCTACGGTTTCAGCCACGACACGAAACCAAGGATGGCTACCCTTGCAGTCTTCACAATCGCCAACAGTTTCGGAGACTCCATACGAGGAAGTTGGAGAAACATAATTGATTGTTTACTCAAACTAAAGAAACTCAATCTACTCCCTCCGTCTGTTCTCGATGTAGATACCGAGAATAAACCTGAAACACTCTCCCAACACGACTCGGGTCCTAACGAGGCTAAACCAGGCCATAACCGACACACTTCGAGTCTAATAGGTCGTTTCTCCCAATTCATGTCAATCGAGAGCGTAGAAGAAAGCCTGCAGATGGGTCTCGGGGAATACGAACAGAATCAGAAAGTCATACAACAATGCAGAATTGGTTTCATTTTCAGCAACAGCTCAGGTTTACCGGAAGAAGCCCTGTTAAACCTCGGTCGTTCCCTTATATTCTCTGCTGCCGGAAAAGGGAAGAAATTCAGCACTCCCGTGGAGGAAGAAGAGACTGTTATCTTCTGTTGGGATGTTCTCCTTTTGATCATATCAGCAAATATCCACAG ATTCGCAACATTTTGGCCACAATACCATGATTACCTTCTTGGAGTAGCACAATTTCCTCTGTTCTCACCTCTCCCATTTGCAGAGAAAGCTATGATAGTTTTAGTAAAGGTCTGTATAAAACTCCTGTCGTCATTCCAAGTCGACAAATTCGCAGAAGAGCTCATGTTCAGATCGATAAACCTAGTATGGAAGCTAGACAAAGAAGTTCTAGAATCATCATGTGAATTCGTAACACAATCAATAAGTAGAATCATAACAGAATACCCAGCAAATCTACAAACAGGAAATGGATGGAAAACAGTTCTTCACTTACTATCAATAACAGGCAGAAACCCTAGCTGTTACGAACAAGGAGTCGAAGCCTTAATAACCCTAATGTCAGATTCAACTCACGTCTCAAGAACAAACTACCCCTGCGTAATCGACTGCGCATTCAGTTTCATCGCTCTCAAAAACACACCGCTAGACAAAAACATAAAGATAATGGATTTAATGGCGGAATCGGTGAAATCATTGATAACCTGGTACAAAAGCGGCTATTCAGATCCTGGGTCTTCATCAAGTATGAGTATGATGAGCGTATCTGGCACCGATCCACTCAGTTCATCAAATTTCACAATGACCCTGTTCATAAAACTTGGAGAAGCATTCAGAAAGACAAGTTTAGCAAGAAGAGAAGAGATAAGAAACCACGCGATAATTTCACTTCAAAAGAGTTTCAGTTTAGCTGAGGAGTTATATTTCACGCCATCAAATTGCATAAACTGTTTCAATTTGATAGTGTTTGCGATGGTGGACGATGTTCATGAGAAGATGATTGAGTATTCTAGAAGAGAGAATGCGGAGAGAGAGATGAGGAGTATGGAAGGGACATTGAGATTATCAATGGAGTTATTGATTGAAGTGTTCTTACAATTGTTGAAGCCATTAACGGAAGGTGCAGGATTTAGAACGTTTTGGTTGGGGATCTTGAGAAGAATGGATACATGTATGAAAGCTGATTTGGGACCTTATGGAGTTACTACAGTTCAAGAGATTGTACCTGATTTGTTGAGGAAGATGATCTTGCATATGAAGAAGGAAGGGATTTTGGTGCAGGGAGATGGGGATGATGATTTATGGGAGATTACTTATATACAAATTCAATGGATTGCTCCTTCActtaaagatgagttatttccTGATGAGtattaa